CCCGGGCCGATGGGGTCCGGGTTTTTCAAACGCCTGCGGTTGGCCAGCAGGAAGGAGTGCCCTTTTCAATCCACCGCTTCGGCGGTGGGCGTCGTCGTCGTCATCGTCGTCTTATTAAAGGCGGAGGGGGCGGCGGCGGCGAATATCCGCTTTCCCCCAACGCATAGAGTGCTCAGACGAGACCTTTCAGGTAAGCAAGGATGAGCTTGGGCAAGTCGCTGCTGTAACCGCCCTCGAGGAGGTTGGCTTGAGGTTTATTAAGTTGCCGGAGTTGTCGGGCGATCCAAGTGAAATCTTCCACCTCGAGTTGTTGCTGGCAAAGCGGGTCACGCTTGTAGGCGTCGAAACCGGCTGAGACGCAAATGAGGTCGGGATTAAATTTTTTAAGGTCGGCCAGAGCCGTGCTGGTGATTTTGCGCCAGCCATCATTGGGGGTGTCGGGCGGGACGGTGTAGTTGTGGCAATGATCAAAACTCTTCTGACCGGTACCGGGGTAGGCGGGGTGTTGGTGGATAGAAAAAAACGCGGTGCCCTCCACAGTGCGCAGGATGTCCTCAGTGCCGTTGCCGTGGTGCACATCGAAATCAAATACAGCCACTTTCTTGAGGCCGGCGGCGCGCGCGGCCAGCGCGGTGATGGCAATGCTGTTAAAATAACAAAAGCCCATCGCCTGCTCCCGCGTGGCGTGATGGCCGGGCGGGCGGAGAAGGGAGAAGTTGGGTTTGCCTTCGCGAGCGAGTTCCAGCGCGCGCAGTCCGCCGCCGATAGAGCGCCGTGCGTGGGCATCGATGTCTGTATAATCCGGCGTGTCGGCATCAAACGGCCCGGAAGGGCTGGCGACATTCTGGATGTGGGCCGGCAAATGCGCGCGGGCAATATCCGCGTCGGAAACGGGCGCGGGTTGCTCCCAGGTGATGGGGATTTCATTCTGCGCGCGCAGCAGCGCCAGCGTGCCGGCCACGCGTTGAGGGCGTTCGGGATGGCCGGGTGCGGAGTAGTTAACGCAGCGTTCGTCGGTGATGACGTGCATGGCCGAGTTTGGCGCGTCGTGGAAGTGGCGTCTACTGTTAACACCTTCGGTTTGCCAAGGGCGCGGCTGCCCCGTATGCTGTGGGCAGCTTTTATGGCCGATTACAAAGTCAAATTCGAGGTGTTCGAGGGGCCGATGGATCTCCTTCTTTATTTGGTAAAGAAGGAGGAGGTGGATATCTATGAGGTAAACCTCACCAAGATCGCGCGCGAATTCATTGAATACGTCGACTTAATGCGCGAATTTGACATCGAAATTGCCGGCGAATTTCTCGTGATGGCCAGCACGTTGGTTTATATCAAAAGCAAGGAACTGCTGCCGGTGGATCAGCAAGTGATCGCCGAGGATGACGATGAAGGTGAGGATCCGCGCTGGGAACTCATCCGCAAACTGGTCGAGTACAAGAAATTTAAAGATGCCGCCGACAAACTCGAAACACTCGAGCATCGGCAGGAGGACATCTACCCGCGCCTACCCGCGAAGCAGGAATTTGAAATGCCCGAGGATCGCGGCCCACGCGTGGAGGTGAGCATCTTCGACCTCATCAACGCCGTGAACGACGTCATCAAACGCGTCGAGGAACGCAACGCCGAGGGCCGCGAAATTTTCGACGAACAATTCACTGTGGCGGAAAAAATCACCGCCATTCGCGAACGCATCCACGCGGAGCCCTCGTTCAACTTCGCCGAACTCTTCGCCGAAGCCGCCAGTCGCAACGAAGTGGTGGCGACGTTTTTGGCGATGCTGGAATTGATCCGGTTGCGACAAATTAAAATCACACAAGGCGATGCCTTCGGCGAAATTATCATCACCGAAGGCAAAGGCGACAACGGCTTGGAGGCCACCGAGCCTTTGACCGAATTCCCAGAAACTATTTCAGAATAACGATGGAACTTAAGGACACACTCGAGGCAATTCTATTTTCCTCGCAAAAACCGCTCAGCGCCAAGGAGCTGCAGGATATTCTGCGCCAAGCCGGCGAGGAAGCCGACGGCAAAGAACACGTCAACGCAAAGGCCAACGCAAAAGCCAAAGGCATCACCGCCGCGCTGGAAATTTTGGCCGGCGAAGTGGAAACCCTCGACCGCAGCTACCGCCTCGTGTGCGTGGCTGGCGCGTGGCAATTTATCACCCAACCCGAACACGCGCCGTGGGTGCGTGCATTAGTCGGCGTGAAGAATCGTCCCACGCGCCTCTCCAAACCCGCGCTGGAAACGCTCGCCATCATCGCTTATCGCCAGCCGCTCACACGCGCGCAGATGGAAGAGATTCGCGGCGTATCAGTCGATGGCGTCATCGGCACGCTCACCGAGCGCGAGCTCGTGGAAGTGACCGGCCGTGCCGATGCACCTGGCCGCCCGCAAACTTACGGAACCACCCAGTTGTTCCTCGAATACTTCGGCCTGCGCGGGCTTGAGGAATTGCCCGACGCTGAAGAACTGCGCCAAGTCCCCATCACCAAACCCGAAGCGCCCGTGACCACCGGTGACGACGACGACGTGCCTGAACAAATGAGCCTCGAAGAAGTCACCGCCGCCAAAGACAGCGACGCCGGCGAGCTGGCCACTGAAGCTGCCGAAGCTGAAGAAGATTATGACGACGACGAATTCGAGGATGATGATGATGGCGATGATGAAGAAGACGAAGTAGTCGAGGAGGCTTCACAATCCAAATGAGCATCCAAAAACATCGCGCCGCGATTGACAAGCTCGACGCCCAAATCGTGAAGCTGCTCAACCGCCGCACCAAACACGTGATCGGCATCGGCAAAGCCAAACTCGCCGGCAGCAAATCCACGTACCAACCCGACCGCGAGCAAGCCCTCCTGCGCCGCATCCGCAAACTCAACGACGGCCCCATCAGCGACGAATCGCTCGGTCACATTTATCGCGAAGTGATGAGCAGCTCGATCGCGCTGCAAAAATCGTTCAAGATCGCCTTCCTCGGCCCCGAGGCCACGTACACGCACCAAGCCGCCGTGCGCCGCTTCGGCACCAGCCTCGGCTATTCCCCGCAGAAAACGATCGCCGAAGTCTTTGCCGAGGTGGAAAAAAACCGCGCCGAATATGGCGTGGTGCCCGTCGAGAACACCACCGAAGGCGTCGTCACCCACACGCTGGATATGTTCGTCGATAGCCCGTTGAAAATCGTCGCTCAAATCATAATGCCCATCGAACACTGCCTCATCGGCAATGGTGCGCTGAAAGACGTCAAAAAACTTTACTCCCATCCGCAGGCCTACGCGCAGTGCCGCAATTGGGTGCGCGAGACGATGCCGCGCGTGGAGTTCATAGGCAGCAGCTCCACCACTGCTGCTGCTGCGCTGGCCGCCAAAAGCAAAACGGCCGCCGCCATTTCCAGCTCACTCGCTGCTGAAAAATATCAGCTCAACATCATCGAAGCCGGCGTGCAGGATCACAGCGGCAACGCCACGCGCTTCCTCGTGCTCGGCGGCGAATGCGCTGCATCCTCGGCCAACGATCGCACCAGTTTGATGTTCAGTGTGAACGACCAAGTCGGTGCCCTGCATAACGCACTGCAACCCTTCCGCACGCACCGCCTGAATATGACCAAAATCGAATCGCGCCCCAGCAAACGCAAGGCGTGGGAATACATTTTCTTCGTCGACGTCGACGGCCATTTCGAGGATCCCAAAGTGGCCAAAGCCATCGCCAAGCTCAGCGAAACCTGTAGCTTCGTAAAAATCCTCGGTTCGTATCCCAACTCCGGCTGAGCATCCCGACCATGAAATCCAAAACCCCGCTCGCGCTTGCAAAACAGGTGCTCAATATCGAGTTGGCTGGACTCAAAGCCGTGCGGGCGCAGCTCGATGCACAATTCACGCGCGCGGTGGAGACGCTGGCCGCGGCGCTTTCGCAGCGTAACAAACTCATCGTCGTGGGCATTGGCAAGAGCGGCAACATCGGCCAAAAAATGGCCGCCACGTTCAACAGCACCGGCGCCACCAGCGTCTTGCTCGATCCCGCCAACGCGTTGCACGGCGACATCGGTTTGCTGGATGACGGCGACGTGGTGCTCGCGCTCAGCTACTCCGGCGAGTCCGAGGAACTCATCAACCTCATCGGCGCGGTCAAACGGTTCCCCGTGCAAATCATCGCCCTCACCGGCGCCCCCAAGTCATCGCTCGCCAAGTTAAGCGACGTGGTGCTAAACGCCCGCGTCCCCAAAGAAGCGTGCCCCTTCAACCTCGCCCCCACCGCCAGCACCACCGCGATGCTCGCCCTCGGCGATGCGCTCGCGATGGCGCTGCTGCAGGCACGCGGGTTTAAGAAAAAAGATTTCGCCAAGTATCATCCCTCCGGCGCCATCGGCCGAGCGTTGCTGCTCCACGTGAGCGACATAATGCGCACCGGCAAACGCCTCGCCACCGCCCCGCGCACCGCCACTGTCCGCGAAGCGTTGCTGGTCATGACCCGCGCCAAATGCGGCAGCGTGTGCGTGCTCGGCAGCACCGGAAAACTCGTCGGCGTTTTCACCGATGGCGATCTGCGCCGCCATATGGCTAAGGCGGGCGACGACGTGCTCCATCTTTCCCTCGCCCAAGTGATGACCGCAAAGCCCACCGTCCTCCGCGAAGACGCTCTTGCGGTTGAAGCCCTCAAAATTTTCAACACCCGCAAAATAGACGACCTCATCGTCATCAACGCAAAGCGCGAACCGGTGGGGCTCATTGACTCGCAGGACTTGCCTAAGTTGAAACTGGCATAAGCTTGGCGTCTCGCCAGTTCTCCGATACGCTTTGGACGTGATGAAAAATATTCGGACTTATTTAATTGGTGCGGCGTTGGCGACCGCAGTGTTAATGGTGATGGGACAGGTGAAGGCACCCAAGATGCCGGGTTGGGAATACCTCTACGTGGAGCAACGTTGGGTGAAATTTATGCCCATTGATCCTAATGCTGGCGGCCCGCGGCTGTTGCAGGCGAAGTTGATGAATGATCTGGGCGCGGAAGGCTGGGACCTGGTGCAAACAGGCACCGGCGGCTACATGTTTCGCCGCGCATTGCGTTAGCCGGCAAAACAGCCCCCCACAAAAGGCCAACGGAAAACTTGACGCCCCGACGTCCCCGGCAAAAGCTGGGCGCGGCATGAAATATTTTTTTCTTTCCCTCATTCTGACGATCATTTACGTGGACCCGACTTCGGCTGCTGTGCAAACCAAAAACCAACTCATCGTGAAAACCAAGCGCGAGCTGGATGTGAAGTACCTGCTGTATTTGCCAAACGATTACGCGGCCCAGCCGGAGAAAAAATGGCCGTTGATTTTTTTCCTGCACGGCGCGGGTGAACGCGGTGACAATCTGGATCTCGTGAAAGCGCACGGTCCACCCAAGTTTGTGGATCAGGGAAAAGGAAAGGAATTCGAAAATGTTTCCCCGTTCATCATTGTTTCCCCTCAATGCCCGAAGGGAACGGTTTGGAATGATGAGGTGCTCATCTCGCTGCTGAATCAGATATTGAAACAATATCGCGCCGACGAAACGCGCCTGTACCTCACCGGCCTGAGCATGGGCGGCTACGGTACTTGGAGTCTGGGGCTGACGCATTGCGATCGCTTCGCGGCGATCGCGCCCATTTGCGGCGGCGGCGATTTTATCAGGGCCTACAACGCCGGCGGGGTGAAAGGCAAGGCGTTGCGCACCTTGGGAGTGTGGGCATTTCACGGGGGGAAAGATCTTGTGGTGCCGCTGGCGGAGAGCGAGCGGATGGTGGCGATCCTGAAAAAATTCGGCCATCCGAACCCTAAACTTTCGGTGGATCCCA
The window above is part of the Limisphaerales bacterium genome. Proteins encoded here:
- a CDS encoding histone deacetylase, whose amino-acid sequence is MHVITDERCVNYSAPGHPERPQRVAGTLALLRAQNEIPITWEQPAPVSDADIARAHLPAHIQNVASPSGPFDADTPDYTDIDAHARRSIGGGLRALELAREGKPNFSLLRPPGHHATREQAMGFCYFNSIAITALAARAAGLKKVAVFDFDVHHGNGTEDILRTVEGTAFFSIHQHPAYPGTGQKSFDHCHNYTVPPDTPNDGWRKITSTALADLKKFNPDLICVSAGFDAYKRDPLCQQQLEVEDFTWIARQLRQLNKPQANLLEGGYSSDLPKLILAYLKGLV
- a CDS encoding segregation/condensation protein A, which produces MADYKVKFEVFEGPMDLLLYLVKKEEVDIYEVNLTKIAREFIEYVDLMREFDIEIAGEFLVMASTLVYIKSKELLPVDQQVIAEDDDEGEDPRWELIRKLVEYKKFKDAADKLETLEHRQEDIYPRLPAKQEFEMPEDRGPRVEVSIFDLINAVNDVIKRVEERNAEGREIFDEQFTVAEKITAIRERIHAEPSFNFAELFAEAASRNEVVATFLAMLELIRLRQIKITQGDAFGEIIITEGKGDNGLEATEPLTEFPETISE
- the scpB gene encoding SMC-Scp complex subunit ScpB, whose translation is MELKDTLEAILFSSQKPLSAKELQDILRQAGEEADGKEHVNAKANAKAKGITAALEILAGEVETLDRSYRLVCVAGAWQFITQPEHAPWVRALVGVKNRPTRLSKPALETLAIIAYRQPLTRAQMEEIRGVSVDGVIGTLTERELVEVTGRADAPGRPQTYGTTQLFLEYFGLRGLEELPDAEELRQVPITKPEAPVTTGDDDDVPEQMSLEEVTAAKDSDAGELATEAAEAEEDYDDDEFEDDDDGDDEEDEVVEEASQSK
- the pheA gene encoding prephenate dehydratase, with translation MSIQKHRAAIDKLDAQIVKLLNRRTKHVIGIGKAKLAGSKSTYQPDREQALLRRIRKLNDGPISDESLGHIYREVMSSSIALQKSFKIAFLGPEATYTHQAAVRRFGTSLGYSPQKTIAEVFAEVEKNRAEYGVVPVENTTEGVVTHTLDMFVDSPLKIVAQIIMPIEHCLIGNGALKDVKKLYSHPQAYAQCRNWVRETMPRVEFIGSSSTTAAAALAAKSKTAAAISSSLAAEKYQLNIIEAGVQDHSGNATRFLVLGGECAASSANDRTSLMFSVNDQVGALHNALQPFRTHRLNMTKIESRPSKRKAWEYIFFVDVDGHFEDPKVAKAIAKLSETCSFVKILGSYPNSG
- a CDS encoding KpsF/GutQ family sugar-phosphate isomerase encodes the protein MKSKTPLALAKQVLNIELAGLKAVRAQLDAQFTRAVETLAAALSQRNKLIVVGIGKSGNIGQKMAATFNSTGATSVLLDPANALHGDIGLLDDGDVVLALSYSGESEELINLIGAVKRFPVQIIALTGAPKSSLAKLSDVVLNARVPKEACPFNLAPTASTTAMLALGDALAMALLQARGFKKKDFAKYHPSGAIGRALLLHVSDIMRTGKRLATAPRTATVREALLVMTRAKCGSVCVLGSTGKLVGVFTDGDLRRHMAKAGDDVLHLSLAQVMTAKPTVLREDALAVEALKIFNTRKIDDLIVINAKREPVGLIDSQDLPKLKLA
- a CDS encoding phospholipase — protein: MKYFFLSLILTIIYVDPTSAAVQTKNQLIVKTKRELDVKYLLYLPNDYAAQPEKKWPLIFFLHGAGERGDNLDLVKAHGPPKFVDQGKGKEFENVSPFIIVSPQCPKGTVWNDEVLISLLNQILKQYRADETRLYLTGLSMGGYGTWSLGLTHCDRFAAIAPICGGGDFIRAYNAGGVKGKALRTLGVWAFHGGKDLVVPLAESERMVAILKKFGHPNPKLSVDPKAGHNSWEKAYADPELYKWFLQHQRK